One Falco peregrinus isolate bFalPer1 chromosome 6, bFalPer1.pri, whole genome shotgun sequence DNA segment encodes these proteins:
- the LOC129784725 gene encoding uncharacterized protein LOC129784725 — protein MRAGLNRHLKMPPYNRQICLMKDKEFASANMVFVSVLKMLRMQGKDETHHHPPIAAEDLRKIKQSGVLGLHSPLALVNKVWFDLQLHFAKRGREILRDLAPDAFVVEKDKNGRRYAMFRYPGKGKNGEDPHKMGKMYDMPGDPNCPVLSLELYLSKLPPEPPAFYLHPLKLTSEQMQEQPVWYKREPMGVNYLGTMMPRISVAARLSQRYTNHSLRTTTIQLLCEAGLGPREIMAVTGHRSESAIRHYWGAAEVRYRAWSDTMENNTPNYLYSKIPNEVIKESLSGASTSSINHVVLEQSKILFPKKSVVPPGTNCVTLVPEGHPALNFKSPVPVNHSSKVFIPKSTASGSLTASPLQGCCNEPVFIKRVIKQEPMT, from the coding sequence ATGCGTGCTGGCTTAAACCGGCATCTCAAAATGCCACCTTATAATCGTCAGATTTGCTTAATGAAGGACAAAGAGTTTGCTAGTGCAAACATGGTATTTGTGAGCGTGCTGAAGATGCTACGCATGCAGGGAAAGGATGAGACTCACCACCATCCTCCTATAGCTGCTGAGGACTTACGTAAGATTAAACAGTCTGGTGTGCTGGGATTGCACAGTCCACTGGCGCTCGTCAACAAGGTGTGGTTTGATTTGCAGTTGCATTTTGCCAAACGAGGGAGGGAAATTTTAAGAGATCTGGCTCCAGATGCTTTTGTTGTTGAGAAGGACAAGAATGGGCGTCGATATGCTATGTTTAGGTATcctggcaaaggaaaaaatggagaagatCCTCATAAAATGGGTAAAATGTATGATATGCCAGGGGACCCAAACTGTCCTGTTTTATCCCTGGAGCTTTATTTGTCTAAGTTGCCTCCGGAGCCCCCTGCCTTTTACCTGCATCCTTTAAAGCTAACGTCAGAGCAAATGCAAGAACAGCCTGTCTGGTACAAAAGAGAACCGATGGGTGTGAACTACTTAGGTACCATGATGCCCAGGATAAGTGTGGCAGCCAGGCTCTCTCAACGATACACCAATCATTCTCTCCGAACTACCACCATCCAGCTACTGTGTGAAGCAGGACTGGGGCCTAGAGAAATAATGGCAGTGACAGGCCATCGCTCCGAGTCTGCTATTAGACACTACTGGGGAGCTGCAGAAGTACGCTACAGGGCTTGGTCAGATACAATGGAGAATAACACCCCCAATTACCTATATAGCAAGATCCCAAATGAAGTGATAAAAGAATCACTATCTGGTGCCTCCACCTCTTCTATAAACCATGTTGTTCtagaacaaagcaaaattttattcCCTAAGAAATCTGTGGTGCCACCTGGCACTAATTGTGTGACTTTAGTCCCTGAGGGACACCCAGCTCTGAATTTCAAAAGCCCTGTCCCGGTGAACCACAGTTCCAAGGTGTTTATCCCCAAGAGCACGGCCAGTGGGAGCCTAACTGCCAGTCCCCTTCAAGGCTGTTGTAATGAACCTGTCTTTATAAAGCGTGTGATAAAACAGGAACCAATGACCTGA